One Drosophila santomea strain STO CAGO 1482 chromosome X, Prin_Dsan_1.1, whole genome shotgun sequence DNA segment encodes these proteins:
- the LOC120457398 gene encoding fasciclin-2 isoform X4, giving the protein MGELPLNSVGVFLALLLCSCSLIDLTSAQSPILEIYPKQEVQRKPVGKPMILTCRPTVPEPSLVADLQWKDNRNNTILPKPNGRNQPPMYTETLPGESLALMITSLSVEMGGKYYCTASYANTEILEKGVTIKTYVAITWTNAPENQYPTLGQDYVVMCEVKADPNPTIDWLRNGDPIRTTNDKYVVQTNGLLIRNVQESDEGIYTCRAAVIETGELLERTIRVEVFIQPVIVSLPTNLEAVEGKPFAANCTATGKPVPEISWIRDATQLNVATADRFQVNPQTGLVTISSVSQDDYGTYTCLAKNKAGVVDQKTKLNVLVRPQIYELYNVTGARTKEIAITCRAKGRPAPAITFRRWGTQEEYTNGQQDDDPRIILEPNFDEERGESTGTLRIANAERSDDGLYQCIARNKGADAYKTGHITVEFAPDFSHMKDLPPVFSWEQRKANLSCLAMGIPNATIEWHWNGRKIKDLYDTNLKIVGTGPRSDLIVHPVTRQYYSGYKCIATNIHGSAEHDMQLKEARVPDFVSEAKPSQLTATTMTFDIRGPSTELGLPILDYSVQYKEALNPDWSTAYNRSWSPDSPYIVEGLRPQTEYSFRFAARNQVGLGNWGVNQQQSTPRRSAPEEPKPLHNPVQHDKEEPVVVSPYSDHFELRWGVPADNGEPIDKYQIKYCPGVKISGTWTELENSCNTVEVTETTSFEMTQLVGNTYYRIELKAHNAIGYSSPASIIMKTTRGIDVIQVAERQVFSSSAIVGIALGGVLLLLFVVDLLCCITVHMGVMATMCRKAKRSPSEIDDEAKLGRDEKEPLRTPTGSIKQNSTIEFDGRFVHSRSGEIIGKNSAV; this is encoded by the exons ATCTGACCAGTGCGCAGTCTCCCATCCTGGAGATTTATCCCAAACAAGAAGTCCAGCGCAAGCCAGTTGGCAAGCCCATGATCCTCACCTGTCGACCCACTGTTCCCGAGCCGTCCCTGGTCGCCGATCTGCAATGGAAGGATAACCGGAACAACACCATTCTGCCCAAGCC GAATGGACGCAACCAGCCGCCGATGTACACGGAAACGCTGCCCGGCGAAAGTTTGGCCCTGATGATTACCTCGCTGTCGGTGGAAATGGGCGGCAAGTACTACTGCACCGCCTCCTATGCAAATACGGAGATCCTCGAGAAGGGCGTCACAATTAAAACTTACG TGGCCATTACCTGGACAAATGCACCGGAGAATCAGTATCCCACTCTTGGCCAAGACTACGTGGTAATGTGCGAGGTTAAAGCCGATCCCAATCCAACAATCGACTGGCTGCGCAACGGAGACCCG ATCCGCACGACCAACGACAAGTATGTGGTGCAAACCAATGGCCTGCTCATCCGCAATGTCCAGGAAAGTGACGAAGGTATCTACACATGCCGAGCGGCCGTCATCGAAACTGGTGAGCTATTGGAACGCACCATTCGCGTGGAGGTCTTCATTCAGCCGGTGATCGTATCGCTGCCCACCAATCTGGAGGCCGTCGAAGGCAAACCCTTTGCAGCCAATTGCACAGCGACAGGCAAGCCAGTTCCGGAGATTAGCTGGATTCGCGATGCCACACAACTGAACGTGGCGACCGCCGATCGCTTCCAAGTGAATCCCCAAACTGGCCTGGTTACCATCAGCTCCGTTAGCCAAGATGATTACGGAACATACACATGCTTGGCCAAGAACAAGGCCGGTGTAGTGGACCAGAAGACCAAGCTGAATGTTTTGGTGCGTCCGCAGATCTATGAGTTGTACAATGTGACCGGGGCCAGGACCAAGGAGATTGCCATAACCTGCCGTGCCAAAGGACGTCCGGCACCGGCGATTACCTTCCGACGTTGGGGAACCCAGGAGGAGTACACCAACGGGCAGCAGGATGACGATCCACGCATCATTTTGGAGCCAAATTTCGATGAAGAGCGTGGCGAGAGCACCGGCACCCTTCGCATCGCCAATGCCGAACGTTCCGACGATGGACTTTACCAATGTATTGCCAGGAACAAGGGAGCCGATGCCTACAAAACCGGACACATTACCGTTGAGTTTGCTCCGGACTTCAGCCACATGAAGGATCTTCCTCCGGTTTTCTCGTGGGAGCAGCGCAAGGCGAATCTCAGCTGCCTGGCCATGGGCATCCCGAATGCCACAATCGAATGGCACTGGAATGGTCGCAAGATCAAGGATCTGTACGACACCAACTTGAAGATTGTCGGCACTGGACCCCGCAGCGATTTGATTGTGCATCCAGTAACGAGGCAGTATTACTCAGGCTACAAGTGCATTGCGACCAACATCCATGGCTCCGCCGAACACGATATGCAACTGAAGGAGGCACGTGTGCCTGATTTTGTGTCCGAAGCAAAGCCCAGTCAACTGACCGCCACCACGATGACCTTCGACATTCGCGGCCCATCAACCGAACTGGGTCTGCCCATTCTGGACTACAGTGTGCAGTACAAGGAGGCCCTGAATCCGGACTGGTCGACGGCCTATAACCGCAGTTGGTCACCCGATTCACCGTACATTGTTGAGGGACTGCGACCACAGACGGAGTACAGCTTCCGATTCGCCGCTCGCAACCAGGTGGGATTGGGAAATTGGGGCGTCAATCAGCAGCAGTCCACACCCCGTCGATCGGCCCCCGAGGAGCCCAAGCCACTGCATAACCCCGTCCAGCACGACAAGGAGGAGCCGGTGGTCGTGTCGCCCTATTCCGATCATTTTGAGCTGCGCTGGGGCGTGCCCGCTGACAATGGAGAGCCTATTGATAAGTACCAGATCAAATACTGTCCG GGCGTTAAGATCAGCGGCACCTGGACGGAACTGGAGAACTCCTGCAACACCGTCGAGGTGACGGAGACCACATCCTTCGAGATGACCCAGCTGGTGGGCAACACCTACTATCGCATCGAACTGAAGGCGCACAACGCCATCGGCTATTCCTCGCCTGCTTCCATTATCATGAAGACGACACGAG gAATTGACGTCATCCAGGTGGCTGAGCGACAGGTGTTCTCCTCGTCGGCCATCGTAGGCATCGCACTCGGCGGGgtcctcctgctcctgttcgTGGTCGACCTCCTCTGCTGCATCACCGTCCACATGGGCGTCATGGCCACCATGTGCCGCAAGGCCAAGCGATCGCCCTCCGAGATCGACGACGAGGCCAAGCTGGGCAG GGACGAAAAGGAGCCGCTTCGCACGCCAACCGGCAGCATCAAACAGAACTCGACCATCGAGTTCGACGGGCGATTCGTGCACTCACGCAGTGGCGAGATAATCGGGAAGAATTCGGCGGTGTAA
- the LOC120457398 gene encoding fasciclin-2 isoform X5, giving the protein MGELPLNSVGVFLALLLCSCSLIDLTSAQSPILEIYPKQEVQRKPVGKPMILTCRPTVPEPSLVADLQWKDNRNNTILPKPNYDPLYDSKGNRKKENGRNQPPMYTETLPGESLALMITSLSVEMGGKYYCTASYANTEILEKGVTIKTYVAITWTNAPENQYPTLGQDYVVMCEVKADPNPTIDWLRNGDPIRTTNDKYVVQTNGLLIRNVQESDEGIYTCRAAVIETGELLERTIRVEVFIQPVIVSLPTNLEAVEGKPFAANCTATGKPVPEISWIRDATQLNVATADRFQVNPQTGLVTISSVSQDDYGTYTCLAKNKAGVVDQKTKLNVLVRPQIYELYNVTGARTKEIAITCRAKGRPAPAITFRRWGTQEEYTNGQQDDDPRIILEPNFDEERGESTGTLRIANAERSDDGLYQCIARNKGADAYKTGHITVEFAPDFSHMKDLPPVFSWEQRKANLSCLAMGIPNATIEWHWNGRKIKDLYDTNLKIVGTGPRSDLIVHPVTRQYYSGYKCIATNIHGSAEHDMQLKEARVPDFVSEAKPSQLTATTMTFDIRGPSTELGLPILDYSVQYKEALNPDWSTAYNRSWSPDSPYIVEGLRPQTEYSFRFAARNQVGLGNWGVNQQQSTPRRSAPEEPKPLHNPVQHDKEEPVVVSPYSDHFELRWGVPADNGEPIDKYQIKYCPGVKISGTWTELENSCNTVEVTETTSFEMTQLVGNTYYRIELKAHNAIGYSSPASIIMKTTRDNPHPSASGAATLAQLLVIFTALPTMLLILLPTTHTA; this is encoded by the exons ATCTGACCAGTGCGCAGTCTCCCATCCTGGAGATTTATCCCAAACAAGAAGTCCAGCGCAAGCCAGTTGGCAAGCCCATGATCCTCACCTGTCGACCCACTGTTCCCGAGCCGTCCCTGGTCGCCGATCTGCAATGGAAGGATAACCGGAACAACACCATTCTGCCCAAGCC GAATTACGATCCACTGTATGATTCCAAGGGCAATAGAAAGAAAGA GAATGGACGCAACCAGCCGCCGATGTACACGGAAACGCTGCCCGGCGAAAGTTTGGCCCTGATGATTACCTCGCTGTCGGTGGAAATGGGCGGCAAGTACTACTGCACCGCCTCCTATGCAAATACGGAGATCCTCGAGAAGGGCGTCACAATTAAAACTTACG TGGCCATTACCTGGACAAATGCACCGGAGAATCAGTATCCCACTCTTGGCCAAGACTACGTGGTAATGTGCGAGGTTAAAGCCGATCCCAATCCAACAATCGACTGGCTGCGCAACGGAGACCCG ATCCGCACGACCAACGACAAGTATGTGGTGCAAACCAATGGCCTGCTCATCCGCAATGTCCAGGAAAGTGACGAAGGTATCTACACATGCCGAGCGGCCGTCATCGAAACTGGTGAGCTATTGGAACGCACCATTCGCGTGGAGGTCTTCATTCAGCCGGTGATCGTATCGCTGCCCACCAATCTGGAGGCCGTCGAAGGCAAACCCTTTGCAGCCAATTGCACAGCGACAGGCAAGCCAGTTCCGGAGATTAGCTGGATTCGCGATGCCACACAACTGAACGTGGCGACCGCCGATCGCTTCCAAGTGAATCCCCAAACTGGCCTGGTTACCATCAGCTCCGTTAGCCAAGATGATTACGGAACATACACATGCTTGGCCAAGAACAAGGCCGGTGTAGTGGACCAGAAGACCAAGCTGAATGTTTTGGTGCGTCCGCAGATCTATGAGTTGTACAATGTGACCGGGGCCAGGACCAAGGAGATTGCCATAACCTGCCGTGCCAAAGGACGTCCGGCACCGGCGATTACCTTCCGACGTTGGGGAACCCAGGAGGAGTACACCAACGGGCAGCAGGATGACGATCCACGCATCATTTTGGAGCCAAATTTCGATGAAGAGCGTGGCGAGAGCACCGGCACCCTTCGCATCGCCAATGCCGAACGTTCCGACGATGGACTTTACCAATGTATTGCCAGGAACAAGGGAGCCGATGCCTACAAAACCGGACACATTACCGTTGAGTTTGCTCCGGACTTCAGCCACATGAAGGATCTTCCTCCGGTTTTCTCGTGGGAGCAGCGCAAGGCGAATCTCAGCTGCCTGGCCATGGGCATCCCGAATGCCACAATCGAATGGCACTGGAATGGTCGCAAGATCAAGGATCTGTACGACACCAACTTGAAGATTGTCGGCACTGGACCCCGCAGCGATTTGATTGTGCATCCAGTAACGAGGCAGTATTACTCAGGCTACAAGTGCATTGCGACCAACATCCATGGCTCCGCCGAACACGATATGCAACTGAAGGAGGCACGTGTGCCTGATTTTGTGTCCGAAGCAAAGCCCAGTCAACTGACCGCCACCACGATGACCTTCGACATTCGCGGCCCATCAACCGAACTGGGTCTGCCCATTCTGGACTACAGTGTGCAGTACAAGGAGGCCCTGAATCCGGACTGGTCGACGGCCTATAACCGCAGTTGGTCACCCGATTCACCGTACATTGTTGAGGGACTGCGACCACAGACGGAGTACAGCTTCCGATTCGCCGCTCGCAACCAGGTGGGATTGGGAAATTGGGGCGTCAATCAGCAGCAGTCCACACCCCGTCGATCGGCCCCCGAGGAGCCCAAGCCACTGCATAACCCCGTCCAGCACGACAAGGAGGAGCCGGTGGTCGTGTCGCCCTATTCCGATCATTTTGAGCTGCGCTGGGGCGTGCCCGCTGACAATGGAGAGCCTATTGATAAGTACCAGATCAAATACTGTCCG GGCGTTAAGATCAGCGGCACCTGGACGGAACTGGAGAACTCCTGCAACACCGTCGAGGTGACGGAGACCACATCCTTCGAGATGACCCAGCTGGTGGGCAACACCTACTATCGCATCGAACTGAAGGCGCACAACGCCATCGGCTATTCCTCGCCTGCTTCCATTATCATGAAGACGACACGAG ATAATCCCCATCCCTCGGCGAGTGGCGCTGCAACCCTGGCCCAACTGCTTGTAATTTTTACTGCTCTGCCGACTATGCTGCTGATTTTGCTGCCGACGACGCACACTGCTTAA